The proteins below come from a single Chloroherpetonaceae bacterium genomic window:
- a CDS encoding peptide-binding protein — protein sequence MPFAHFALWLRTCIAVGLGALLTLSCQRQPERARSAEKPIVVALANDLDHLNPLLIQLSISREVCIQVFPKLVQAEFDETAGTVRYLPCLATRWEFSPDGRQATFYLRSDARWDDGYPITAADLKFSYQLYAHPAVASTRQQYVQDLVRDAQGNLDFERGVQTPNDTTLILTFQKPLAPMIVLDHFYDLMPVAKHIFEKIDPKELRTKAAELPIVGGGPFKVEKWERQKQLVLVSNPTSVLPHPAKVQRLIFRIIPEYTTRLTAFKAGDVDVLMSAGGISPKDTLEVLQNPALHILPVRFRSFDSIVWLNIDGEAYRTRGEIRPNFFFGDKRVRQAMTYGINRQAIAEGFMGKHHATVVNTSLSPAYSKFLNPSLHPYDFDPEKAKALLAEAGWTRGKSGLLEKDGKPFSFTLAYPAGNQRRAYAATIIQQNLKDLGIECTISAAEAVVFNENQNQWRYDAALSGLSAETLPFQLTIWSSDFKNTPFNSACFQNARLDSLCQRLTEPLPPDLERQYWYEYQAILHDHQPRTFLYYYDELQGFNKRIQNVKVSMLAVLINAHEWTLAALQ from the coding sequence ATGCCTTTCGCACATTTCGCCCTTTGGCTTCGAACTTGCATAGCGGTAGGACTTGGCGCACTTCTCACGCTTTCTTGCCAAAGACAGCCTGAGCGCGCACGCTCTGCTGAAAAACCGATTGTAGTGGCACTGGCTAACGACTTAGACCACCTAAACCCCCTACTCATTCAGCTCTCCATTTCGCGTGAGGTTTGTATTCAGGTTTTCCCAAAGCTGGTGCAAGCTGAGTTTGATGAGACCGCTGGCACTGTGCGCTATTTGCCTTGCCTTGCTACTCGCTGGGAATTTTCGCCCGACGGTCGGCAAGCCACTTTTTACCTACGCAGCGATGCTCGCTGGGACGACGGCTATCCGATTACGGCTGCAGACCTGAAGTTCTCGTATCAGCTGTATGCTCACCCTGCTGTGGCTAGCACGCGCCAGCAGTATGTGCAAGACCTTGTGCGCGACGCTCAGGGCAATCTTGACTTTGAACGCGGCGTGCAAACCCCCAACGACACCACCTTGATTTTGACCTTTCAGAAACCGCTTGCCCCAATGATTGTGCTTGACCACTTCTACGACCTCATGCCCGTTGCCAAGCATATCTTTGAGAAAATTGACCCGAAAGAGCTTCGCACCAAAGCAGCTGAGCTACCAATTGTCGGCGGCGGGCCGTTCAAAGTGGAGAAGTGGGAACGCCAAAAGCAATTGGTTTTGGTCTCAAACCCGACTTCAGTCCTGCCGCACCCTGCGAAGGTTCAACGCTTGATTTTTCGCATCATTCCTGAATACACCACGCGTCTCACTGCCTTCAAGGCAGGTGATGTCGATGTCTTGATGTCAGCCGGTGGCATCAGTCCCAAAGACACGCTCGAGGTGCTGCAAAATCCCGCTCTGCACATTTTGCCTGTGCGCTTCCGCAGTTTCGACAGCATTGTTTGGCTCAATATTGACGGCGAGGCGTATCGCACGCGTGGTGAAATTAGACCGAACTTTTTCTTTGGCGACAAGCGCGTGCGGCAAGCGATGACCTACGGCATCAATCGCCAAGCCATTGCCGAAGGCTTTATGGGCAAACATCACGCTACGGTAGTCAACACATCGCTCTCACCTGCTTACTCGAAATTTCTCAATCCCTCGCTGCACCCTTACGACTTCGACCCTGAGAAAGCCAAAGCCCTCTTGGCTGAGGCAGGTTGGACACGCGGCAAATCAGGTCTGCTCGAGAAAGATGGCAAGCCGTTTTCTTTCACGCTGGCATATCCTGCAGGCAATCAACGCCGTGCATATGCTGCCACCATCATTCAACAAAATCTCAAAGACTTAGGCATTGAATGCACCATTTCAGCCGCCGAAGCCGTGGTTTTCAATGAAAATCAAAACCAATGGCGCTACGATGCCGCGCTCTCTGGTCTTTCTGCCGAAACTTTGCCTTTTCAGCTTACGATTTGGAGCTCAGATTTTAAGAATACGCCTTTTAACTCTGCCTGCTTTCAGAATGCGCGTCTGGACAGTCTCTGCCAGCGCCTGACTGAACCCCTCCCGCCTGACCTCGAGCGTCAGTACTGGTATGAATACCAAGCTATTTTGCACGACCATCAACCGCGCACCTTCCTTTACTACTACGATGAGCTGCAAGGCTTCAATAAGCGCATTCAGAATGTCAAAGTCAGTATGCTGGCGGTCCTTATCAATGCGCACGAATGGACACTTGCCGCACTGCAGTAG
- a CDS encoding carboxypeptidase regulatory-like domain-containing protein, with product MNRKHRSFLASLLLLALFGVFAGCRETPINNNPVPRGRQFVGEINGVVRDGNTGAPLSGVTVRLIGAEGQPGGETVTATTNADGIYIFRNLQAGFYKIAATPPAGYAPTRVQDVELRDDANSTSTGVAVVRVARDIRFFTANASIQARLSIRTPDGRVLPAPVGTPVFIDFTIPGGVNPGNPNDRTRTVGDVQVGTVTASVRTDTTIGGRTVNIIISGLPAVGSLATAGEFPTLVVPNFEVGGVIYGNPATGRAAEVPLRGLRPGVVSLISPDSLIV from the coding sequence ATGAATAGAAAACACAGGTCTTTTCTGGCGTCTCTCCTGCTGCTTGCACTCTTCGGGGTCTTTGCAGGGTGCCGAGAAACGCCAATTAACAATAACCCCGTGCCACGTGGTCGGCAGTTCGTGGGTGAAATTAACGGTGTAGTCCGTGATGGTAACACGGGTGCGCCACTCTCTGGTGTAACTGTCCGTCTCATTGGCGCCGAAGGTCAGCCCGGCGGTGAGACCGTCACTGCAACCACGAATGCCGACGGTATCTACATTTTCCGCAACTTGCAGGCGGGCTTCTACAAAATTGCAGCCACGCCCCCAGCAGGCTATGCCCCGACGCGCGTGCAAGACGTGGAACTGCGTGATGATGCAAACAGTACCTCAACTGGCGTTGCAGTGGTGCGCGTCGCACGTGACATCCGCTTCTTTACCGCTAACGCAAGCATTCAAGCGCGCCTCAGCATTCGCACGCCTGACGGTCGTGTGTTGCCTGCGCCAGTAGGTACGCCCGTTTTTATTGACTTTACCATTCCAGGGGGTGTAAATCCTGGCAATCCGAATGATCGCACCCGCACCGTGGGTGATGTGCAAGTTGGAACAGTGACAGCCTCAGTGCGCACAGATACGACGATTGGTGGTCGCACAGTCAACATTATCATCTCAGGTTTACCAGCCGTAGGGTCGCTCGCTACAGCGGGAGAGTTTCCGACGCTGGTGGTGCCAAACTTTGAAGTAGGAGGGGTTATCTACGGAAATCCTGCCACAGGTCGTGCAGCAGAAGTGCCGCTGCGGGGGTTGCGCCCTGGTGTAGTGTCTCTGATTTCGCCAGATTCACTGATTGT
- a CDS encoding peptidylprolyl isomerase: MTRLAWIAVLCGVLSCAGCVKQGRVGTAYSDSLAASLQTKFLVETPKGEFLIALFDDTPLHKQNFIKLVQAGYYDDLVFHRVVPELIVQAGDPQFRSTPNPALDSLDRTTIPAEIKHSHFRGTVAAARKDDKENPERASSATQFYINLNDNRFYDGSYTVFGRVIEGMETVDKIAKVARDGRNVPYERIWLKIRPLGEK, from the coding sequence ATGACTCGCCTTGCTTGGATTGCAGTACTGTGTGGGGTGCTATCTTGCGCAGGGTGCGTAAAGCAAGGTCGAGTTGGAACAGCGTATTCAGATTCACTTGCTGCCTCACTGCAAACAAAGTTTCTGGTCGAGACCCCAAAAGGTGAGTTTCTGATTGCGCTGTTTGACGATACACCTTTGCACAAGCAGAATTTTATCAAGCTGGTTCAAGCAGGGTATTACGACGACCTTGTGTTTCATCGGGTGGTGCCTGAACTAATTGTTCAAGCAGGTGACCCGCAATTTCGCTCTACGCCTAATCCTGCACTGGATTCCTTAGACCGCACGACCATTCCAGCAGAAATTAAGCACTCTCACTTTCGTGGCACTGTAGCGGCGGCGCGTAAGGATGACAAAGAAAATCCTGAGCGTGCATCTTCGGCTACACAGTTTTATATTAACCTCAACGACAATCGCTTCTACGATGGCAGTTATACCGTCTTTGGGCGCGTCATTGAGGGAATGGAAACCGTGGATAAAATTGCCAAAGTGGCGCGCGACGGTCGTAATGTGCCATATGAGCGGATCTGGCTCAAAATCCGCCCACTTGGCGAGAAGTAG
- a CDS encoding tetratricopeptide repeat protein — MAEDTLQKPKPASSPASKKSTGDLVQLEAWYYQLVAFYEKNTSLVVGIGAGVVLLVAGLLFWNYRKAQLEVEATAKLAKVAQVYKDGNLEAAILGDSTQMGLQKFVETYSGTASGEIAKFYLANALYQRNSIDSALALYKNISSRSEVLAAAALAGEAACYEQKQQYKQAGELYRKAAAAAQNQAFEAFYLMDAGRAFELAGEKKEALEIFEYVRKQFPLSTHSRDAEKAIARLKM; from the coding sequence ATGGCAGAAGACACACTGCAAAAACCGAAACCTGCTTCATCGCCAGCGTCAAAGAAAAGTACGGGCGACTTGGTGCAGTTGGAGGCATGGTACTATCAGTTAGTCGCATTCTATGAAAAGAACACATCGCTGGTAGTGGGCATCGGAGCAGGCGTGGTGCTACTGGTCGCTGGACTGCTGTTCTGGAACTATCGCAAAGCGCAGCTCGAGGTGGAGGCTACTGCGAAGCTGGCAAAGGTCGCGCAGGTCTACAAAGATGGTAATCTCGAGGCGGCTATTTTGGGGGATAGCACGCAAATGGGCTTGCAAAAGTTTGTCGAAACATACTCTGGCACCGCCTCAGGCGAGATAGCTAAGTTTTACCTTGCCAACGCGCTCTACCAGCGCAATTCAATTGACTCGGCACTGGCGCTGTACAAGAACATTTCCTCTCGCTCGGAAGTGTTGGCTGCTGCAGCTCTGGCAGGAGAGGCCGCTTGCTATGAGCAAAAACAGCAGTATAAGCAGGCAGGCGAACTCTATCGTAAAGCGGCTGCGGCGGCGCAAAATCAAGCCTTTGAAGCATTTTACCTAATGGATGCAGGGCGTGCCTTTGAGCTGGCTGGAGAAAAGAAAGAGGCGCTGGAAATCTTTGAGTATGTGCGCAAGCAATTCCCGCTTTCCACGCATAGCCGTGATGCGGAAAAAGCAATTGCGCGACTGAAAATGTAA
- the cobC gene encoding alpha-ribazole phosphatase, with the protein MELFLVRHTETEQNGEARCIGQTDVPLSEAGKQHIHLVSARLVALKPECVITSDMERCIALAQSIASQLGLEPELSRAWREVNFGQWENRSWDDIERRDSIAFQAWMNDFVRVTPPDGESFQSLHYRISLQMDLLLQRPEERFVVVTHAGPIRAALCYAIGLPLQRAFSIDVAFGGIVHLQHQNGQWSLHGLNN; encoded by the coding sequence ATGGAACTTTTCTTGGTGCGCCACACTGAAACAGAACAAAACGGAGAAGCTCGCTGCATTGGTCAAACTGATGTGCCACTTTCGGAGGCTGGCAAACAGCACATTCATCTGGTTTCGGCACGCTTGGTTGCCCTAAAGCCAGAGTGCGTTATCACCAGCGATATGGAACGCTGCATTGCACTGGCACAATCGATTGCCTCACAGTTAGGGCTTGAGCCTGAACTTTCTCGTGCATGGCGAGAAGTAAATTTCGGTCAATGGGAAAATCGCTCTTGGGACGATATCGAGCGACGTGATAGCATTGCGTTCCAAGCGTGGATGAACGACTTTGTGCGCGTGACACCCCCCGACGGAGAGTCATTTCAATCGCTACACTATCGCATCAGCTTGCAGATGGATTTGTTGCTCCAGCGTCCAGAGGAACGCTTTGTTGTCGTCACGCACGCCGGCCCAATTCGTGCAGCACTGTGCTATGCTATTGGGCTACCGCTTCAGCGCGCCTTCTCAATTGATGTGGCGTTTGGCGGCATTGTGCATCTCCAGCACCAAAACGGACAGTGGTCGCTTCACGGTCTTAACAACTGA
- the cobS gene encoding adenosylcobinamide-GDP ribazoletransferase codes for MMFLTRVPVGRWVRYSPTFLAQSTLYFPLVGLLVGAFGALILWASARLLPVPQAVLLSMLATVLATGAFHEDGLADSADGFGGASERTRILEIMRDSRIGTFGALALWFALTAKFLFISELASQSIQTAMLAMVVAHTAGRWSSLWLIRRLEYVRTESATAKPFAGSVTPSRFWLATAIFGFATLLCFAATGLFLLTTAIFVSYLAERFLHQRIGGITGDTLGAVNQVTEISLYFSLEALMRLQTSLLNGTFLGAPH; via the coding sequence TTGATGTTTCTGACGCGCGTGCCCGTCGGTCGCTGGGTGCGCTACAGCCCTACATTTTTAGCACAATCAACGCTTTATTTCCCGCTTGTTGGGCTGCTGGTGGGAGCGTTCGGGGCATTGATACTTTGGGCATCTGCACGCTTGCTGCCTGTGCCACAGGCGGTGCTACTTTCAATGTTAGCTACGGTGTTGGCTACGGGCGCTTTTCACGAAGATGGCTTAGCCGATAGCGCGGATGGCTTCGGTGGCGCCTCTGAGCGCACGCGCATCTTGGAAATTATGCGCGATAGCCGTATTGGCACATTTGGCGCTCTTGCTCTGTGGTTTGCGCTGACAGCCAAATTTCTTTTTATCTCCGAACTTGCATCGCAGTCTATTCAGACTGCTATGCTTGCAATGGTCGTGGCACACACAGCAGGACGTTGGTCCAGCCTGTGGCTTATTCGGCGCTTGGAGTATGTTCGAACTGAGTCAGCCACCGCAAAACCCTTTGCAGGCAGCGTTACGCCTTCTCGCTTCTGGCTGGCTACAGCCATTTTCGGTTTTGCCACGCTGCTTTGCTTTGCAGCCACGGGACTTTTCCTGCTTACCACAGCGATTTTCGTGAGCTACCTTGCCGAACGCTTTTTGCATCAACGCATTGGTGGCATTACGGGCGATACGCTCGGCGCCGTCAATCAGGTTACAGAAATATCACTATATTTCAGCCTTGAAGCTCTGATGCGACTTCAAACCTCGCTGCTCAATGGAACTTTTCTTGGTGCGCCACACTGA
- a CDS encoding peptidylprolyl isomerase: MPLQFLIATTLGDITIELFDDTPLHRDNFARLVEEKYYDGLRFHRVIKDFVIQGGDPLSRDESKRALHGTGGPNYRIPAEIKHPNKRGTVAAARDNNPQKASSGSQFYINVRDNLFLDDPVRAGYTVFGKVIRGMDVVDAISKVEKDARDNPIVPITMTIRRLPAESQSA, translated from the coding sequence ATGCCTCTGCAGTTTTTGATTGCGACCACACTGGGCGACATCACTATTGAGCTGTTTGATGACACGCCGCTGCACCGTGATAACTTTGCCAGACTAGTGGAGGAAAAGTATTACGACGGTCTGCGGTTTCATCGTGTAATCAAGGATTTTGTCATTCAGGGCGGCGACCCGCTCTCACGTGATGAAAGCAAGCGCGCCCTTCACGGCACAGGCGGTCCAAACTACCGCATTCCGGCTGAAATTAAACACCCAAACAAGCGCGGCACTGTGGCGGCTGCACGCGATAACAATCCTCAAAAGGCCTCATCAGGAAGCCAGTTCTACATCAATGTGCGAGATAATCTTTTCTTGGACGACCCCGTTCGGGCGGGCTACACTGTCTTCGGCAAGGTGATTCGTGGAATGGACGTGGTCGATGCCATTTCAAAGGTAGAAAAAGATGCCCGAGACAACCCGATTGTGCCGATTACGATGACCATTCGCCGCCTGCCTGCTGAAAGTCAAAGTGCCTGA
- a CDS encoding acetate kinase → MNILVLNCGSSSIKFQVFCTDWEMIHTNTDYPIASGVIERIGSEALLTFRTYTKGKPDKLIRSAAPIRDHQAAIARILQWLTSGEVSLEGIASQADIHAVGHRVVHGGEKLTTAVVIDDQVVAKIEDCIELAPLHNPQNLKGIYAARQLFGNCVPQVAVFDTAFHHTMPEVAYLYAIPYQFYRRHKIRRYGFHGISHRYVSFRYRTLVGIERSAVQIISLHLGNGSSACAIRGGCSVDTSMGMTPLEGLVMGTRSGDIDPAIINYLEHKENYSSDAVDALLNRQSGLLGISGLTNDMRDLIAEALENDDRRAKLAIDIYCYRVKKYIGAYLAVLGGAQAITFTGGIGENSDYIRAKICTNLQCFGLELDEEKNREMVGGKEGRISTDSSKLAAWVIPTNEELIIARDTYRAIVPEPVS, encoded by the coding sequence ATGAACATTCTCGTGCTAAATTGTGGCAGTTCAAGCATCAAGTTTCAGGTCTTCTGCACCGATTGGGAGATGATTCATACCAATACCGATTACCCAATTGCGTCAGGCGTGATTGAGCGCATTGGGTCGGAGGCATTGCTAACGTTTCGGACATATACAAAAGGCAAGCCCGATAAGCTCATTCGCTCCGCAGCCCCAATTCGTGACCATCAAGCGGCGATTGCGCGCATTTTGCAGTGGCTCACTTCAGGCGAAGTAAGCTTGGAGGGCATTGCTTCACAAGCTGACATCCACGCTGTGGGGCACCGTGTCGTGCACGGCGGCGAAAAACTCACCACTGCCGTAGTGATTGATGACCAAGTGGTTGCAAAAATTGAGGACTGCATTGAACTGGCGCCACTGCACAATCCTCAGAACCTCAAGGGGATTTATGCCGCGCGCCAGCTCTTTGGCAACTGCGTGCCGCAAGTGGCGGTGTTTGATACAGCGTTTCATCACACAATGCCTGAGGTGGCGTATCTCTATGCCATTCCCTACCAATTCTATCGGCGGCACAAAATTCGACGCTACGGCTTTCACGGCATTTCACATCGGTATGTGAGTTTTCGCTATCGCACGCTGGTCGGCATTGAGCGGAGTGCGGTGCAAATCATCTCGCTGCATTTAGGCAATGGCAGTTCTGCCTGTGCGATTCGGGGTGGCTGCTCCGTCGATACTTCAATGGGTATGACGCCTCTGGAAGGTTTGGTGATGGGCACGCGCTCCGGCGATATTGACCCTGCGATTATCAACTACTTGGAGCACAAAGAAAACTACTCCTCTGACGCCGTCGATGCGCTGCTCAATCGTCAGTCAGGACTGCTCGGCATTTCAGGCCTGACCAACGATATGCGCGACCTGATTGCTGAAGCACTGGAAAATGATGACCGACGTGCAAAACTGGCAATCGACATCTATTGCTACCGCGTAAAGAAATACATTGGCGCATACTTAGCCGTGCTTGGTGGGGCACAAGCGATTACCTTCACGGGTGGAATTGGCGAAAACTCCGACTACATTCGTGCCAAAATCTGCACAAATCTGCAGTGCTTTGGCTTAGAGTTAGACGAAGAGAAAAACCGCGAAATGGTCGGCGGTAAAGAGGGACGAATTTCCACAGACTCAAGCAAACTCGCTGCGTGGGTTATTCCGACCAATGAAGAGCTGATTATCGCACGAGATACCTACCGTGCTATCGTGCCTGAGCCTGTCTCGTAA
- a CDS encoding gamma-glutamyl-gamma-aminobutyrate hydrolase family protein (Members of this family of hydrolases with an active site Cys residue belong to MEROPS family C26.), with product MRTLRIGVTQCHTTSQYISWLCTGEKYGYKVECLELPYEGSSPEALLDQHLRILDSLDAVVFTGGRDVEPHRFGMRLSPEELAALNVVSTPERDAVEWPLAEACLERGIPILGICRGMQLLNVVMGGTLVLDIDTQIANPIPHKKLDDARSGYHPVRAEKDSLLYELVGVTETDYVSTRHHQAIDRIGDNLRAVGFSPDGLVEALESTDPNRLIMLVQWHPERMWLEAQRDQKPEYNNAFSENLLAGFLAAVAQR from the coding sequence ATGCGAACCCTTCGAATCGGTGTAACGCAATGCCACACCACTTCACAATATATCTCGTGGCTTTGCACAGGTGAAAAGTATGGCTACAAGGTGGAGTGCCTTGAACTGCCATACGAGGGTTCTTCTCCTGAGGCACTTTTAGATCAGCACCTCCGCATTTTGGATTCGCTTGATGCAGTTGTTTTTACAGGCGGGCGCGATGTAGAGCCACATCGCTTTGGAATGCGGCTTAGCCCAGAAGAATTAGCCGCACTAAATGTGGTCTCTACCCCTGAGCGTGATGCCGTCGAGTGGCCGCTTGCTGAAGCCTGCCTCGAACGCGGCATACCGATTTTGGGAATTTGCCGTGGTATGCAACTACTTAACGTCGTGATGGGTGGCACATTGGTGCTGGACATTGACACACAAATAGCTAACCCTATTCCGCACAAAAAGCTCGACGACGCTCGCAGCGGTTACCACCCTGTGCGTGCAGAAAAAGACTCCCTGCTCTATGAGCTGGTTGGCGTAACTGAGACGGATTATGTCAGCACGCGCCACCATCAGGCGATCGATCGGATAGGAGACAACTTGCGGGCTGTGGGCTTTTCACCTGATGGACTTGTTGAAGCCTTGGAGTCTACTGATCCCAACCGTTTGATTATGCTGGTGCAATGGCACCCTGAGAGAATGTGGCTCGAGGCGCAGCGAGACCAAAAACCTGAGTATAACAATGCGTTTTCGGAGAATCTGCTGGCTGGCTTTTTAGCTGCTGTAGCTCAGCGCTAA